The Gouania willdenowi chromosome 3, fGouWil2.1, whole genome shotgun sequence genome includes the window CTGatatgctcaccttcgtgggcgtgtctgtttacatgtcaatcacggcagagagcttcctggaggcgtggcttctctagctcagtgccgcatcaaatttgtcatcaaagtgggaacgtgtcatcaaattggagcgaagtgtttgggctcaccctgcagtaagaaaggagcaaatcatccTTTAACTAActattgagggaatcaatgaaaacaacactttgggcatgtgtatgaagccctaatagtacttttatgatgtttaaagcacagaaaagttgatttagctgaACATGGGTCCTTTAAGTTTaatattatgaataattaaaatccataattcagaccaaaaacaacactgttgttaccgAAAAGGCAGAATGAAAGAACCCAgccaggaagctgctgacactgttaatgcataAAAGTACGAAAtcatttatgatattaatccattggatgataaacggacagcgctcagtttcattttattataGCACACACGTTTTTCTATACAAGTAGACCtgtttatcacacacactgggatgaaagcacattgtttcacagtctgttgtatgttcctgctgatgagttcagcctcactatagcatatgaatgaaataattaacTAATGACTTCACTCGTCCGCGCATACAAAGacacaggctttatcagctgactacaGATCAGGCCACCAGATATAAATCGAAGAGTTAtgaatgtaactatggttctatgaatcccgaatgactGGCAGAGCTCTTTGTCACTCAGAATCCTTGTGTGCTCACGAGAAGATTCTGTAGGAAAATGCCCTGGAGGGATACCtgaagatataaacttcctccgggtcatccaggggtcacgggcgacattgttggtatacatgctcgcactgcgcatgtgcaaaggggaatattcagtgcttaaagcactgccagagcggtcagcagggatgaaatagaactatATTTTTCCTAAGTGATgtcatgaataaatgaaaggattgcattgatgtctaaatattctctctctcctgtcagctgtcagattagatccacacagtgatgtgttcacacatcaccttttattggacaatCTGCTTTCTTAGAGATCTGATTGGTTAGGAGGTgggactttagcactcgctcaaatcttagccagagcaaaacctactcccgaccaggttaatcgttcagcccaagtaaccatggtgatttagctccataagacgttagcgagcttcgtagtccagcacaatCCTGGAAGTTCGCGCGATAACAGGTAATCTCACTTTGTAACATAGGCCCCAAGGGTCAGGCAGATTATAATACACCACatctgtcaaactcaaggctcgggggccaattctggccctttggagcaggggttctcaactggtctcaccctgggacccacattttgccacggtcattaaatcgcaacccacttttttctttttttttctttaataaatcaaccaaccaaatttagtttttcaaaaataatcttttttaaaacataattctatatattttcctgtgtaacatgcatttcacagcaagtctgtgaaaagaaaagtttctttcaaaataaaagacaagtccaatttGAGAGGTACTTATTTTTGACCatctgtccacgacccacccagtacaggtccgcaacccacttttgggtcccgacccaccagttgaaaatcgctgctttagagcatcctaTTTGGCGCGCagaagaaagtttaaaaaaaaaaaaaaaaaaaaaaatgacagaaaatgcgTAAACAACCATCTAATTTGGTTATGGATATCAAAgtccctcaaaatacacaaattcaaattaattttacaATAAATTTTGCAtgcaaattgttcagaaaactctaaattgttccaaaaatcCTGCAAGATTTCccgaaattaaataaaaatgaatcacaaaatcaagtaaatttaggtgaagatcctgcaggtaCTGATATCTgtaatttattgcttggattttGCTTTACGTATACTTTACATATCGTTTaaatgtggaagtgcaaactagtgcacattaatgatgaaatgtcttgttttcccacctataatctgcgccacacttgaggtcaaaccggtccgtatttggcccctgaacgaagatgagtttgacactcctgtaATACACATTTAAGAGCAGCGGTGAATAAGAGAGCATTTAAATAAGaaactaaaaaatacattatagatTACATTATAAGTTTACATTCTCAACATGTATGAATGAGCCACtagcataaaaaaaacaatacaatttcaaCCCCCATATCAGTCCATGAGACGAGCACCGAAGTTTAACAGCCTGATGACAAAAGGGATGAAGGACTTAGCATAGCTTTTTGTTTTCATACAGGACGCAATATAGCGGTGCCCTGAGGGCATTAAAGTAAACTCTGAGCATAGGATGTTGTGGTCATGCTTTTGCACCAACTGTCTTATTCTTATACTTTCACAGGTGGAACTCGTAAAACAAGGAAAAGAAAGTTAAACAAGATAGCCAGTAAGAAAATCTCTTCTAGCAGTGTTTCCCAGCCAGCCACGCAGGAGGCAGCTGACACGTCACTCAGTGATTTCCCTAATGACCACCCTGTGGATATGTCTCCGCCGACAACACCAAAAAGAACACGGCGCCAGAGCAAACAGGCACTGGAGGTTTGCCTGACCTCCACACCAGTCCACGATGCATCTGCTGATGTCCTCACCAATAGATTGCTTCCAGTTAATCCCATAACACCTGAATACTGTGGAGCTGTCACTCGGCAAAAGGTGCAGTTCCTAAAATGTCATTAggaaagtcatgtttttcatgctgtcaaccagggttggagtcaattataattgtaatctcgTGACCGATAAATAATTAGAATTATGtcgtgattataattgtaatggtaAAATATGTTGCAgatgttgtaattgtaattgaaagttCAGctatttgactttgtaattggcatggaaattctattaaaactgtcatttactaTTTAATTTACCTGTACATTTCTATGGCTTAgacattattattacttttcccACCACCGGTCAGTTCTTTTGAGGATcgttttatcattaaaaaaaatgaaaagtaaatCGGTggctatactgacagaaaaaaggctcagaagcccacatcaaaaatattaataccaatattttcacggataaggaagcctaacaaaagtaaccaagagatgaagaACAAGAAGCATGATAGataatgtttttagtgtattttatagctgatttaagGCATGACTCAAAACCAACTCCTTATCATAAGGGATGCTAACATAAAGCTAACAcaggaggaaggttaagtttcaTGGGGTTGTTTATGTAAGGCTCAGTAACcgtgattaattgtatttgaatttaataattgagaattagaattacaattatttttacctgaaagtcaattacaattgtaattgggaaaaaatgccagtcgcCATCagtgtaattgagttgtaatcaAACGTgtataattgaagatgtaattgttaaggaaaaatgtaattgaccccaaccctgccgtCAACTGTCTCATAATACAAGTCAGGACACTTCTGTGGACTGAGTATGTTTCTGTTTGGTTACAGACGTTAGAGGAAGTTTCtagaaaaagatgtaaaaagggtCGTGCTGTTCTTCCAAGAAAAGTGAAACAAACGACACCTCAGGACCAGGAGCAAATCAGTAGCAAGAAAAGCAGTCCTACAGCCAAGCTGCCCCGTGGCAGAAAGACTAAAACTGAGACTAACATTTTGAATAATTCTAGAACGACTCCATCCTCTAAGCGTACCAGACCAAGATTCCAACTGGATGAGCAGCATTCAGCAGGGCAAGGTAGTGCCTTTCTCTGcattatgttaaaaaatgaaaataagacATTTTCCACTAACGTGACCACCTGCTGTTCACTTCATTCTGAAAGGAGAGTCCTTAATGTCTTCAGACCTGTCCATCGAGCTCAGTCCGTATGAAGAGAAACTGCCCGCTTATTCCcaacaggaagaggaagaggaggagagtgaggaggaggaagagctgCGCAGTTTCTTACAAGTGGACAAAAGTGAGCGATGCTGCTGTTGCTAGTGCTACACACAGATTGAGTCGTGTCTGTGCTCTTAATAATCTATGTTGGTGTCACCTTTCAGAGCCACCCTCCATTACACAGGGAGCATTTGTTTGGTACAAACTGAGGAGTTTTCCTTACTGGCCTGCACTGGTGAGTACATAGGATTACATTTtttgcatatgtgtgtgtgttgcacaaGACTACTGTACAGTGTAAGTAGTAAGAGACGGATGTTCAATGTGAATTTGTAAAATCCATTGTGTGTTTAACTGTTTTCTTGAACAAAGCCCTACAGCTTGGTTTACTATTTACACGTGCGCGTTTTTCCACTTGCAGGTAAAGAGTGTGAACCAGAAGCAGAAAAAAGCCATTGTCCTCTTTATTGATAACTCAATATGTGAGAAAAAGAAAGGGTATGTGTTCAAAGGTGTATTATTTCCTCATTTTAAAGTCTCATCTCTGTGTTTATTCCAGGCAATGACATGATTACACATCTTTTTTTACAGGTTTGCTGTGCCTCTTAAATCCTTGAAGTCGTTTGACTGTGAAGAAGCTGATGAGCTGATAGTGAGAGCTGCTGAAATATTCTACTGCATTTGAAAAGATGTAAACCATTACTTAACATTATGGGTTTTTTCCTCTCACAGAACCAAGGCAAAGAGCAATTTGCTGCTGCTATTTCGTGGTGTCTGGAAATGGTCAATGACTACAGAATACGCATTGGTAAATCCTCCTGTCAATGCAAATATAAAcctattttttctaattacaattatgttttgtCATCAgaaaggcaattacaattatgttctcaattactaaagtttaattacaataatcacaattactgagcctgaaataaataacctaataaaagttaactatcctcttgtgttagctttttgttagcatatcttatgataactggtcctaaatcgaGTAGTATCCAGCGGAAGCCCCTGATGGGACAACAAGCCTCTGGCTGTGCGGAAGTGACGTACAATACCAGTAACCCTATTCACTGTTCTGGCAACTTTGCTACACTTGCCTAACGtttttactaaccctaaccactaCCGCCTCCACTTCCCGGCTAAATTTGAGGTTTGTCGCATAGTTAGAGGCACTTCCGCCCAGCCAGAGGCTTGTTGTCCCGTCAGGGGCTTCCGTTCCGGTGCTGCAGCTGGATACTCTtgcctaaatcagctgtaaaggACACTAGTAACAAACATCTATCATCTagtttctttcctatctattggttaccttattaggctt containing:
- the LOC114456475 gene encoding PWWP domain-containing DNA repair factor 3A-like; protein product: MKGGTRKTRKRKLNKIASKKISSSSVSQPATQEAADTSLSDFPNDHPVDMSPPTTPKRTRRQSKQALEVCLTSTPVHDASADVLTNRLLPVNPITPEYCGAVTRQKTLEEVSRKRCKKGRAVLPRKVKQTTPQDQEQISSKKSSPTAKLPRGRKTKTETNILNNSRTTPSSKRTRPRFQLDEQHSAGQGESLMSSDLSIELSPYEEKLPAYSQQEEEEEESEEEEELRSFLQVDKKPPSITQGAFVWYKLRSFPYWPALVKSVNQKQKKAIVLFIDNSICEKKKGFAVPLKSLKSFDCEEADELINQGKEQFAAAISWCLEMVNDYRIRIACGSFSGSFIEYFAHDISRPVRRTYPQKGTEGLAMASEAILLENMDDDDEEEEEEEEGSCTEQEVTDSSSSIRLLPDRTHAALNRANEKLVHFIINQRMVEERLLAVIHGQQKSRWLRYYHSSNNRRRVINPYLEDSKQLDSVYSYLCELHAKAVPAVSRLTKVLPLDRVKFVLDVLLPEAIIHAIAGVENVSVEKAEEKYLKGHQISKRERQEFDTEIERLWLRSQFQTTAPHPLSSTLIS